One window of the Shewanella litorisediminis genome contains the following:
- a CDS encoding DUF3306 domain-containing protein yields MNDTSRGFLGRWQARRDAVAAEEAAELANIPAQSAEPEALPTVDSAELADEPRAAAPDTSEGIDAEADAGLPPEPLPDPDAIEVGGSFARFMSTDVDPLTRTAALRALWKQPQYNHIDGLIEYALDYSNQPKLSADASIELAKKVFRHVMEASNEEEDPQTAAQSVPEGETQACTEDNLPEEVQQLSQNDLEEATEVEHPVAQGQYNRV; encoded by the coding sequence ATGAACGATACCTCCCGTGGTTTCCTGGGGCGCTGGCAAGCCCGGCGCGATGCGGTGGCGGCTGAAGAGGCCGCGGAACTTGCCAACATTCCTGCTCAGAGTGCGGAGCCAGAGGCGCTGCCGACGGTTGATTCAGCTGAGCTCGCCGACGAGCCAAGGGCTGCGGCACCTGATACTTCAGAGGGTATCGATGCTGAGGCCGACGCCGGGTTGCCCCCGGAGCCCCTGCCGGATCCCGATGCCATCGAAGTGGGTGGCAGCTTTGCCCGCTTTATGTCCACCGATGTGGACCCTCTGACCCGCACGGCCGCCCTGCGCGCCCTGTGGAAGCAGCCCCAATACAACCATATCGATGGCCTGATTGAGTATGCACTCGATTATTCCAATCAGCCCAAACTGAGCGCCGATGCATCGATAGAGCTGGCGAAAAAGGTGTTCAGGCACGTGATGGAAGCCAGTAACGAAGAGGAAGACCCTCAGACTGCCGCACAGTCGGTTCCCGAGGGCGAGACACAGGCGTGCACAGAGGACAATTTGCCTGAGGAGGTACAGCAGTTGTCCCAAAATGACCTGGAGGAGGCCACTGAGGTGGAGCACCCTGTCGCTCAGGGTCAGTATAACCGAGTTTAA
- a CDS encoding DUF3305 domain-containing protein, translating into MQHTQSVWPMYVSLKKVEKQVGRWTSSTWELDSVVPASQASEGEGQLVLLELYLDERASYRLNLDMDNPMLYIVCDELADGTWVPASISADQNVAAGCLEGDTPVLNMAMPEAVACWIEAFITRHGEVEISAHRRKHVNRRKELAEANARRS; encoded by the coding sequence ATGCAACACACCCAAAGCGTTTGGCCCATGTATGTGTCGCTCAAAAAAGTTGAAAAACAGGTGGGACGATGGACCTCCTCCACCTGGGAGCTGGATTCGGTGGTCCCGGCCAGCCAGGCAAGCGAAGGAGAAGGGCAGCTGGTGCTGCTTGAGTTGTATCTGGATGAGCGTGCAAGTTATCGCCTGAATCTGGATATGGATAATCCCATGCTGTACATCGTTTGTGATGAATTGGCAGACGGCACCTGGGTGCCGGCCAGTATCAGCGCCGATCAAAATGTGGCCGCCGGATGCCTGGAGGGAGATACCCCGGTGCTGAACATGGCCATGCCCGAAGCCGTCGCCTGCTGGATTGAAGCCTTTATTACCCGTCACGGCGAAGTGGAAATCAGCGCCCACCGCCGCAAACACGTTAACCGCCGCAAGGAACTGGCAGAAGCAAACGCCAGGAGGTCCTGA